One stretch of Synergistes jonesii DNA includes these proteins:
- a CDS encoding citrate lyase holo-[acyl-carrier protein] synthase encodes MTPLEEVLSGREERFALQNEWLSSGDGFFVVQIALNVPGYPKRLPNDVKVVAAFRALLLGRSSAAPRGERTVENGAGVCWQGAFDSSLCDAAVMKRLAVAAESETPAGRALDIDVITKDGPLSRAAMGLPERSCLLCGAPAKVCARSCRHSAEELRARVAELLEGAERDKGKK; translated from the coding sequence CGCTCGAGGAGGTGCTCTCCGGCCGCGAAGAGCGCTTCGCGTTGCAGAACGAATGGCTTTCGTCCGGCGACGGATTTTTTGTCGTGCAGATAGCGCTGAACGTGCCGGGCTATCCGAAGCGCCTTCCGAACGACGTTAAGGTCGTGGCGGCCTTCCGCGCGCTGCTGCTCGGCCGCTCTTCCGCCGCGCCGCGCGGCGAGCGCACCGTCGAGAACGGCGCCGGCGTATGCTGGCAGGGCGCGTTCGATTCGTCGCTCTGCGACGCCGCCGTGATGAAGCGCCTCGCAGTCGCCGCCGAAAGCGAAACGCCGGCCGGGCGCGCCCTCGACATCGACGTAATAACGAAAGATGGACCGCTGTCGCGCGCCGCTATGGGACTGCCTGAGCGGAGCTGCCTGCTGTGCGGCGCCCCCGCTAAGGTATGCGCGAGAAGCTGCCGGCATTCCGCGGAGGAGCTGCGCGCGCGCGTGGCGGAGCTTCTTGAGGGGGCGGAGCGCGATAAAGGTAAAAAGTGA
- a CDS encoding deoxycytidylate deaminase, translating to MNERPDWDIYFLLLAQVAAMRSTCLRRRVGAVLVRDRQILSTGYNGAPRGVSHCEEVGCLRERLGIASGERHEICRGSHAEINAIAQAAAAGTSTARSWLYCTHEPCIYCTKALINAGCEKVFYLYEYPDELARAVMEESGVESVRVDPSKLPEIIFR from the coding sequence ATGAACGAACGCCCTGACTGGGATATATATTTTCTTTTGCTGGCGCAGGTCGCGGCGATGCGCTCCACCTGCCTCAGGCGGAGGGTCGGCGCCGTGCTCGTGCGAGACAGGCAGATACTTAGCACGGGCTATAACGGGGCTCCGCGCGGGGTAAGCCACTGCGAGGAGGTCGGCTGCCTGAGGGAGCGCCTCGGCATCGCGTCGGGGGAGCGGCATGAGATATGCCGGGGCTCGCACGCCGAGATAAACGCGATAGCGCAGGCCGCGGCGGCGGGTACCTCGACGGCCCGTTCATGGCTCTATTGCACGCACGAGCCGTGCATATACTGTACGAAGGCGCTGATCAACGCGGGCTGCGAAAAGGTTTTTTATCTGTACGAATACCCCGACGAGCTCGCGCGCGCGGTGATGGAGGAATCCGGAGTCGAGAGCGTCCGCGTGGACCCGTCGAAGCTGCCGGAGATTATTTTTCGCTGA
- a CDS encoding response regulator transcription factor — protein MSITILVADDHPLTREGIRGYLSKEPDFEVVGEYEEGASAWKGICALKPQVALLDIRMPGLDGIAIARRIKEESLPTAALMLTSYDASQYVIAALRAGARGYLLKTAPMKIVSEAIHSAAHGSVYLDNDVSSVVEGGRDFVPEQLSSREREVLTLAARGHSGKEIAEKLFISERTVQAHLASIYDKLGAKNKTEAMLLSIKYGVVTLEELLD, from the coding sequence TTGAGCATTACAATCTTAGTTGCCGACGACCATCCCCTTACGCGGGAGGGCATCAGGGGCTATCTTTCCAAAGAACCGGACTTTGAAGTCGTGGGGGAATATGAAGAGGGGGCGTCGGCCTGGAAGGGGATATGCGCGCTCAAGCCGCAGGTCGCTCTGCTCGACATTCGCATGCCCGGGCTCGACGGCATCGCGATAGCGCGCAGGATCAAAGAGGAGTCCCTGCCGACGGCGGCTTTGATGCTCACGTCGTACGACGCAAGCCAGTACGTCATAGCGGCTCTGCGCGCCGGAGCGCGCGGCTATCTGCTGAAGACCGCGCCGATGAAAATCGTCTCCGAGGCCATACACAGCGCCGCGCACGGCAGCGTCTACCTTGACAACGACGTCTCGAGCGTAGTCGAGGGCGGCCGGGACTTCGTCCCCGAGCAGCTCTCGTCGAGGGAGCGCGAGGTGCTGACGCTCGCGGCGAGGGGGCACTCCGGCAAAGAGATCGCGGAAAAGCTCTTCATCAGCGAGCGCACCGTGCAGGCGCATCTCGCTTCGATCTACGACAAGCTCGGTGCGAAGAACAAGACGGAAGCGATGCTCCTTTCGATAAAGTACGGCGTGGTTACGTTGGAGGAACTCCTCGATTAA
- a CDS encoding sensor histidine kinase, with product MKKPPMLYRFIAALLAPAAAAILLAGVVYTQFGKSMEANANYYVENLVDSIATRIGAKIWDAAPKGVYSRFQEGDVPAATITSALSDITQPGIFLVRRGDGTVLYRSFTDKRLLNLLEKKFRSPVPAKIRVGLLNYYTGMCYRIPYEDLFVIGAVSWEKHFGFMVLLVTVWPFIMGALAVATVLIIYTLYDKLILPLRAFDREMSSLRLGYGLTREPADYSVPEMRHLRSALELLAQSEIEKENLSLDYVSDIIKVQEEERERISREIHDGPLQSVTALVQHLRLLSLDLTDEEAAKKIASAERIAMAGVSELREFCNNLTPPWLDLGLPQSLDELCNRMSAQYGVEIDLDAGNCGGDLPPPLCLSFYRVAQEAISNSVNHGKATAISLRLEAGEGVLAMRVEDNGTGFEMPGDIKELRVKGHRGISNMKERMRLVGGTLEIKSSFGIGTIISCEVPLQNVK from the coding sequence ATGAAGAAGCCCCCGATGCTGTACCGTTTCATCGCAGCGCTTCTAGCCCCCGCCGCGGCCGCCATCCTGCTTGCCGGAGTGGTCTATACGCAGTTCGGGAAGAGCATGGAGGCGAACGCGAATTATTACGTCGAGAATCTGGTCGACAGCATAGCGACGCGCATCGGGGCAAAGATATGGGACGCCGCGCCCAAGGGCGTCTACAGCCGCTTTCAGGAGGGCGACGTCCCAGCCGCTACGATAACCTCGGCGCTTTCCGACATCACGCAGCCGGGAATCTTCCTCGTCCGCCGCGGCGACGGCACCGTTCTTTACCGCTCCTTCACAGATAAAAGACTCTTAAACCTGCTTGAGAAAAAATTCCGCTCGCCGGTCCCTGCAAAGATCCGCGTCGGCCTGCTCAATTACTACACTGGCATGTGCTACCGCATCCCGTACGAAGACCTCTTCGTGATCGGCGCCGTCTCGTGGGAAAAACATTTCGGCTTCATGGTGCTGTTAGTGACGGTTTGGCCTTTCATAATGGGCGCGCTCGCCGTCGCGACGGTACTGATAATCTACACGCTCTACGACAAGCTCATACTCCCCTTGAGGGCGTTCGACAGAGAAATGTCGTCGCTGCGCCTCGGCTACGGCCTCACGCGGGAGCCGGCGGACTACTCCGTGCCGGAGATGCGGCATCTGCGCTCGGCTCTCGAACTGCTCGCGCAGTCGGAGATAGAAAAAGAAAATCTGTCGCTCGATTACGTCAGCGACATCATAAAGGTGCAGGAGGAGGAGCGCGAGAGAATCTCGCGCGAAATACACGACGGACCGCTGCAGTCCGTTACCGCGCTCGTCCAGCACCTCAGGCTCCTGTCGCTCGACCTCACCGACGAAGAGGCGGCGAAGAAGATCGCGAGCGCCGAGCGCATCGCCATGGCCGGCGTCAGTGAGCTGCGCGAGTTCTGCAACAACCTTACGCCGCCGTGGCTCGACCTGGGCCTTCCGCAATCGCTCGACGAGCTCTGCAACAGGATGTCCGCGCAGTACGGCGTCGAAATAGATTTGGACGCCGGGAACTGCGGCGGCGACCTCCCGCCGCCCCTCTGCCTCTCCTTTTACAGGGTGGCGCAGGAGGCTATAAGCAACTCCGTCAACCACGGGAAGGCGACGGCGATATCGCTGCGCCTCGAAGCCGGGGAGGGCGTGCTCGCGATGCGCGTCGAGGACAACGGCACTGGGTTCGAGATGCCCGGCGACATCAAGGAGCTGCGCGTCAAAGGGCACCGCGGCATCTCCAATATGAAGGAGAGGATGCGCCTCGTAGGAGGCACTCTGGAAATCAAGTCGTCTTTCGGAATCGGCACAATTATAAGTTGTGAAGTTCCGCTTCAGAATGTAAAATAG
- a CDS encoding MBL fold metallo-hydrolase RNA specificity domain-containing protein: MKLRILGAAGEVTGSNYMIETKNYKVLVDCGTHQGRDEEKHAGEDFTYDPSDIDALLLTHAHIDHSGRIPLLVKEGFKGKVYCTNATSELVEILLRDSAHLMREDAEWRTRKNARRGLPPVEPIYGEKDVEDMLTHRQPLPYDEVVDILPGLSVRFREAGHILGSSIIEAWISEEEGQKPVKVVFSGDLGQLDGVIEKPPTVIDEADFVLIESTYGDRMHKSLADTRAEFQSAMEEAIRSGGKVLVPTFVVDRAQRMLYEFKLLQKKLPGLRMPPIYLDSPMGVRTTEIYSKYKHLLSRELKELLAAGEDPFEPDGFRFVRTAEESRAINDVNEAIVLAGSGMCSGGRIMHHLKHSLYRRDTQVFFVGYQAHGTLGRRLVDGAKTVRIMGEEVAVNAAFRTLNGFSAHADQDDLLKWAGHFPRKAQFVVVHGEPKSSEALAQCLAYEGYFARVPAFGDEIDLSSRAPEDARCPVISHRMRDRVDIYPQDVEDALNDIASCMEDMKEGVISNAKRYKETMPLLISARVLLEAAAALSDGRLAYKERTPAK; this comes from the coding sequence ATGAAATTAAGGATATTGGGCGCGGCAGGCGAAGTAACCGGCTCCAATTACATGATAGAGACAAAGAATTACAAGGTCCTCGTCGACTGCGGCACGCATCAGGGGCGCGACGAAGAGAAACACGCCGGCGAGGATTTCACATACGATCCGTCGGATATAGACGCGCTGCTTTTGACCCACGCGCACATCGACCACAGCGGTAGGATACCGCTGCTCGTAAAAGAAGGTTTCAAAGGAAAAGTTTACTGTACGAACGCCACGTCCGAGCTCGTCGAGATACTTCTGCGCGACTCGGCTCATCTGATGCGCGAGGATGCGGAGTGGCGCACGCGCAAAAACGCGCGCCGCGGGCTGCCTCCCGTCGAGCCTATCTATGGCGAAAAGGACGTCGAGGATATGCTGACGCACCGCCAGCCGCTCCCATACGACGAAGTAGTCGACATCCTCCCCGGACTTTCGGTGCGCTTCCGCGAGGCGGGGCATATATTGGGAAGTTCGATAATTGAAGCGTGGATATCCGAGGAGGAGGGACAGAAGCCCGTCAAAGTGGTCTTTTCGGGCGACCTCGGGCAGCTCGACGGCGTTATAGAGAAGCCGCCGACCGTCATCGACGAGGCGGACTTCGTGCTCATCGAATCCACCTACGGCGACAGAATGCACAAGTCGCTCGCCGACACGCGCGCCGAGTTCCAGAGCGCTATGGAGGAGGCGATACGCTCGGGCGGAAAGGTGCTCGTGCCGACCTTCGTGGTAGACCGCGCGCAGAGGATGCTCTACGAGTTCAAGCTTCTCCAGAAGAAGCTGCCCGGCCTCCGGATGCCGCCCATTTATCTCGACTCGCCCATGGGAGTCAGGACGACCGAGATATATTCGAAATACAAGCATCTGCTCTCGCGCGAGCTGAAAGAGCTGCTCGCAGCCGGCGAAGACCCCTTCGAGCCCGACGGCTTCCGCTTCGTGCGCACCGCCGAAGAATCGCGCGCGATAAACGACGTGAACGAGGCCATAGTCTTAGCCGGAAGCGGCATGTGCTCCGGAGGGCGCATCATGCACCATTTGAAGCACAGCCTGTACAGAAGGGACACGCAGGTCTTCTTCGTCGGCTATCAGGCCCACGGCACGCTCGGACGACGCCTCGTCGACGGAGCGAAGACGGTGAGGATCATGGGCGAGGAGGTGGCGGTCAACGCGGCCTTCCGCACGCTGAACGGCTTTTCAGCGCACGCCGACCAGGACGACCTGCTGAAATGGGCCGGGCATTTCCCGCGGAAGGCGCAGTTCGTCGTAGTGCACGGCGAGCCTAAATCTTCCGAGGCCCTCGCGCAGTGTCTCGCGTACGAGGGTTACTTCGCGCGGGTGCCGGCCTTCGGCGACGAGATAGATCTGAGCTCCAGGGCGCCGGAAGACGCCAGGTGCCCCGTTATTTCACACCGTATGCGCGACCGCGTCGACATCTATCCGCAGGACGTGGAGGACGCCCTCAACGATATCGCCTCCTGCATGGAGGATATGAAAGAGGGCGTGATAAGCAACGCAAAACGGTACAAGGAGACCATGCCGCTGCTGATATCCGCCCGCGTGCTGCTCGAGGCCGCCGCTGCGCTGAGCGACGGCAGGCTGGCGTACAAAGAAAGGACCCCGGCAAAATAA
- the tyrS gene encoding tyrosine--tRNA ligase → MYTNALKVLRERGFIEWSSHGEELEKHFAENMVTGYVGFDPSADSLHVGNLVAIMGLAWLQRLGHRPIALAGGGTGRIGDPSGKSAERNLLAEDQILHNVGCIAAQLRHFLDFNCGENSALLLNNNDWLKKLNYIEFLRDIGKFFSVSFLVNREYVRARVLDPDKSITYTELSYILLQAFDFDHLYGGYGCTLQMGGNDQQVNIIAGMELARKKSGGQCYGMTFPLLLNAQGQKFGKSESGAVYLSPERTSVYKFYQFWINVDDRDLEKLYKLFTFRGLGEIKALLAEHEKAPHLRAAQKELAWEMTCRVHGEEAAARAKAASAVLFGETKIKDAPAEALETLSAEIACTETELSDDKTVADYLVQCGASESKGDAKKKIKAGGAYLNGEKLTDAFRRLTEEDLLAGRFVQLNIGKKDFRLLKIK, encoded by the coding sequence ATGTACACAAACGCACTGAAAGTGCTGCGCGAGCGCGGCTTTATCGAGTGGAGCAGCCACGGCGAAGAGCTTGAGAAGCACTTCGCCGAAAATATGGTCACGGGCTACGTCGGCTTCGACCCAAGCGCCGACAGCCTGCACGTCGGCAACCTCGTCGCGATAATGGGGCTCGCGTGGCTGCAGCGCCTCGGACACCGGCCGATCGCGCTGGCCGGCGGCGGCACGGGCAGGATAGGCGATCCCTCCGGCAAGAGCGCCGAGCGCAATCTGCTAGCCGAGGATCAGATTCTGCACAACGTCGGATGCATAGCGGCACAGCTGAGGCACTTCCTCGACTTCAACTGCGGCGAGAACAGCGCGCTGCTGCTGAACAACAACGACTGGCTCAAAAAGCTGAATTATATAGAATTCCTGCGCGACATCGGCAAATTCTTCTCCGTCAGCTTCCTCGTCAACCGGGAATACGTGCGCGCGCGCGTGCTCGACCCCGACAAGTCGATAACCTACACCGAGCTCTCCTACATACTGCTGCAGGCCTTCGACTTCGACCACCTCTACGGAGGATACGGCTGTACGCTTCAGATGGGCGGCAACGACCAGCAGGTCAACATCATCGCCGGCATGGAACTGGCGCGCAAGAAATCCGGCGGGCAATGCTACGGCATGACCTTCCCGCTGCTGCTCAACGCGCAGGGGCAGAAATTCGGGAAATCCGAAAGCGGGGCCGTCTACCTATCGCCCGAGCGCACGAGCGTCTACAAATTTTATCAGTTCTGGATCAACGTCGACGACAGAGATCTGGAGAAGCTCTACAAGCTCTTCACCTTCCGAGGGCTCGGCGAGATAAAGGCTCTGCTCGCGGAGCACGAAAAAGCGCCGCATCTGCGCGCGGCTCAGAAGGAGCTGGCGTGGGAGATGACCTGCCGCGTGCACGGCGAAGAGGCGGCGGCGCGCGCTAAGGCCGCGAGCGCGGTGCTCTTCGGCGAAACTAAGATAAAGGACGCCCCCGCCGAGGCGCTGGAAACGCTCTCCGCCGAAATAGCCTGCACCGAGACCGAACTCTCCGACGACAAGACCGTCGCCGACTACCTCGTCCAGTGCGGCGCGAGCGAGTCGAAGGGCGACGCGAAGAAAAAGATCAAGGCCGGCGGCGCGTACCTGAACGGCGAAAAGCTGACCGACGCCTTCCGCAGGCTCACGGAGGAGGACCTTCTTGCCGGGCGCTTCGTGCAGCTCAACATAGGCAAAA